AAACCGACCTCTTCGCGCGTCAGCTTCGCATCCAATTCATCAAGTTCCCCGATACTCGGCAAAGCGCCAGTAGCCGAAATCGAAATTCTAAAATCTGGAGAGTAGCGACGACCAACGCGTGAAAGCTCGTCACCCAGCTGCACCAATATTTGATCCCGCAAAGTAATCTGATTTCGACGAAACTTAATCAGGCGGTAGCAGTCAAAAAAATCTGATCTCTTGGACGAGTCATGCTTTCTCCCGTTCCAACCAGTTCTCCGTGTAGCGCGATATAATGCTCGATCCACAGTTTCGTTCCATACGCGAAAGTCAAAATGATTTACCGGGTTTGGGTTGTCGTGGGTGGCGTGAGGGAAAAAGCCAGTGCTAGCACCATGATGCTTATCAAGGGTCGTTAAAATCTTGTTTTGCGCAGTTAGAATCTTCCTGATGAACTTTGGAAGTCGAAAATGAATGAGTTTGGTTTTGTCCAGGAAACGAATTTCACGCGGTAATGCTTCATCTTCTTTGTCCCAGTGCGACTGGGTCCTTTTCGGCAAATACTGAAAGTATAGGCCTAAACATTTGAAAACTCGATCCGTGGCAAAGGACACGATATGGGTCTCGCCCTTTTCAGCATCATCATGCAGGAAATAGTACGCGTCACGAAACCATACCAAAGATTGCGCGATTTCCTCGACTAGCTCGTAGATGGTTTCATCAACTGGGTGTGGTCCGTATCGCGTCTTCACGTTGCCAAGCAAACGATCTGAAAGCTCCTGATCGTTCGTCTCCAACTCAAAAAGTTCGCCCGTACGACGGTTAGTATGGTGGAAAACTCTTGCGAAATCCTCGTCAAACATCCTTCGGTTAAAATCAAGTCGGTCTCTTTGAGGCTTGATCAACAGCCTGTCTAGCAGACCAATTTCTTCTTCATGCAACTGATGCCGAAGTGCCGGCTGGGCCCATCTTACCTTCATTCCGAACCCTTCGCATCGTCTTCACGCAAGTGGCTTGCGAGGCTAGTTATCTGACGATCCATGTCAAAATCTGCTGGATCAACAAGCGGTAAGACCTGCATTGCAAAGAACAAATGAGATGCTTCTGCATGTGATCGCAGAAATTCATTGACTACTTTGCTCTCATGCGGATTACCTCTTCGGTAGCTGATTTGATCGCCATAGCCGTCGCTTCGCGCACGCTGTTCGAACGCCATCTTCCAACCAATCCGGATCAAGCCCCTCGGAGACGCGCCCATGCTAAAACTGTGAGGATTAGAGATAAGTAACATCCTCTTGAGATACTGCTTCTGGTCTGTAGGTTTTTCAATCCATGATGAGAACTTAGCTAGAGCGGCGATCGACAGCTTTGCGTTGTCAAAGTACTCTCCATAAAGGATGGCGAAGCCCAAGACTGAAGCTAAGTCATTGATCACTGTCGAGATAAGATGCAAGCGGAACTCATCGTTTACATCAAGCGTCGGATCCGCAAATTTCGTATCCGATGCTAGTAACGCCAACGCGAAAAACATTGGAAAGACTTTGCCGAACTTATCTTCGTCATTCTGCTGAAGAGCTTGGATGCATGCTTCAGCAAGTTCAAAATATATTTGCCCGAAATGATCAGGAAAGTCGTCACTGTGCTCGTGCTCAAAGATGTGCCCAATCATGTCTGGACTTGCTAGCAACGCAACACTTTCGTCGCGCGTATTTGACAAACGTTCTGCCAAACTCTGTGTGTCGATTTGGGGCAAAGCGTACTGAGTTTCGGAATAATGCATGTAAGCGCCGTATCTTTCGAAAAGTTGGGTCAACTCTTCGAACCAGCGTGGCAGCTTCCAATGGCTGTGTAAGCTTGCAAGCACGACTTGTGTTGCGGCCTCCGACATTTTCATTTCAGTCAAAGACTTGACAAAATTAGGCACTAGTTCTGCATGGAAACTACATATTTCGGGCACTATTTTTGCGTATTGTTGCAACAGCTTTTGAACCGCCAATTGCTGGACATATTTTGGCTTGGACAGACGCTGCCCTTCAATCTGTCTTTCGAAGTCGATGCGTTCAACGATGAAAGCTAGTTCTACTTGAAGAAACGCTGGCAGGCTGTGAAGCGACTCATCCGTCCATACGTCTGCATCGAAAAATTCCTTCAACTCCTTTTCGAAGGTCATCATGCGTCGGAGTGTTTCAAGACAGAGATTACTGCCGAGCGCCGCCCAAGTATCTGCAATCGCTATCCGTGTCATATCGCTGTCGTCTGCAGCGTCTGGTGAAGCAAAGGATCGTTCTATGATGTCTTTGATTTTCTTCAGTTCTTGCATACCAATCTCGAACTGAAATTGCTCAGCATAGGTCGAGACCCGGGCCGAAAAGCGGCTGATAAGCCTCAGCGCTAACTCATAGTCCTTACGTCCCAATGCGAGTCCGATGTGTCCCATCAGTCTGTCGACGATCTCGCCTTCGAACCATTGCAGATCCGCCTTCTCTTCGACCGTCAGCTGGCTACTTGTTTGCAGAGCCATCGAGGTCGCGCTATCTCCAGCAAAGAACCACTGCTTATGTTGTCTTTTTCGCGGAAACCAATAGCTTTCATGATCGATCTTATGCTTCTGCCTTAGGTAGTGCAGCATCAGGGCTGAGTAGTCATCACTTAGCGCAGGCAGTGTATCGCCTAGCGTCTCTGCTTCAGACTGAAGTCTATCGTCAATATATGCGAGTTGTTCTAGCGACTGGCGCGCTGCCTTCGAATGGTGGTTTGCAAGAGAAATCGAGTTTTTCGGATTAGCGGCACCCTCGATGTGTCGTGCGATACTGGGCAGGATTTCGCTTCTGGCCAACTGATTGAGATCAAAAAAGTTAAACAGTCTTTGCCCTAAGGGAAACAGAGCCAAAGAGCTCGCAAGGGTCAAAAAAGTCCCGAGGATGTAGTTCACAAACCCAGGCTCAAAACCAAACATTGGGAGGGATGTTGCAGTCAAACAAAAAACCGCTGCTAAGACCAAGACGCGAGAATAAACACTTCCCACCTGCTCACTCGTCAACAGCTGGATTATGTCCCGCCGAAGCCGCGTGTAACCGGCGCTCAAGATGATGCCAATCGTAGCAAAATAGATAGAAAAGATTGCAGTCAGCAGCTGCGCGTACATCCGAAGTTGTTCAACTATGAATTCTCTGTCACCTCCGCTGAGCGGTTGAAGCCAACTTGTGTTGCGTCTGATTATGCCTTCGACAAAAATCGAAGCTGCCAACGCCAATACAACCCAAACCAGACTTTTCACTCCGATTGATGTCAGAGAGCCCAAAATCTTTGCATTTGTGCCAGCTTGAGAAATTGAAGCGCCGCGCTTGTAAGCACTGCGTTCAAAGAAGAACCGTATTCTCCCTATCCTTGTCTTGGCCCTCCAAAACCAAGATTGGGAAACTAGCCAAATCTTTAGGCGATCAATCAAAATCTATCCACTTTGCTTTTCATACATACATCATATAGGCAGCATGCCTCGGGATATCGAGAGCCTGCAACTTCGAAAGCCAGTTTGACAGCTGCCTAAATCCGGTCTCGGAAGTGGCTTGCCACAAAGCCTCATTCTAACAGGTCTCACGCGTTCCTCGCGAAATTCGCTGTCTTTACAACTGGGCCTTTTCAACTAAGAAAACTGAGGTGCGCTGGTTATGTATCACATATTGACACAAGTATCATTTAGCGATACATACTTCATATGATCCAAAGCACCAAAGGCAAACCCGCCGCCAATGCCGTAAAAGGAAAGTACGGCAAAGGCTCCCCCGGTGACTTGGTGAAGCGCACGCGGGCGATGCTCTCGGCGCTCGATGCTGCGGTTGTTGTGGAGGATTTACGGTTTCCACCTGGCAACCATTTGGAAGAACTGAAAGGTGATCGGGTTGGGCAACATTCCGTGCGGATCAACGGGCAATGGCGCATCTGCTTTGTCTGGACGCCGAACGGCCCGGCTGATGTCGAGATTGTCGATTACCATTGAGAGGATACACTGATGAGCCTGCTTGAAGACCCAATGCACCCAGGTGAAGTCCTGAAAGAACTGTACCTTGATCCCCTGGACATGGGGGCAATCGCGTTTGCGCGACGTCTGGGCGTGCCTCGGACGCGGATCGAGCGATTGATCAAGGGGACCACAGGGATCACGCCGGATACGGCACTGCGTCTCGCCCGCGTTTTCAATACTACCCCGGCTTATTGGGTAAACTTGCAGACGAATTACGATATGGCGGTAGCAGCCAAAGAAATCGACGTGTCTAACATTGAGCCGCTCCCCGCGGCTTAATGCGTCAGCCCTGCCCGTCCATCTCGAACTCGCGCGCTGCTAGCACGGCCTTAGCACCTCTTCGGTGTCCCCAACTAGACTCAAGCTCTACTTTAAATGCCCGTCCAGTGCGCTTGCGGGCCTCTGCTCTCGGCAAACCATGCCACGCCACGCCTTCGTTGAGGCGATCTGCGAGCGTACGAGCAAGCTCACACTGTCGGCAAGCCAGCCATCGGGAGTTGCCTGCTCAGACGAACATTGCTGTGCAGTTGCGACCGTGCTTTAAGGGTACAAATTCGTAGAATTAACTTATCGAACGAGGCGTGTTGATGTTCTTCTTGTTTGGCCTTTTGGCTGGAACGATTTTGTCAATTGTGTTTGGAATGGTTGTTTTTCATTTGTACGGAAAGCCCAGTCACGGCCCTGAAACCAACTCGATCAAGAAAGTATTCCTGTCGGTTCCATTTTTGTCTCTCCTAATTTTTGCGCTCGTTTGCCTCGCCGTCGCGGTGACTGTTGAACTTCTTTTTCTTACAGGATCGCAGGAAACTTTTGGAAGCTTTTTAACATCACCGAAAACTTGGCTGGCATTCTCAAAAGAGTTGTTTTTTGCGGCTTTCATCGCACTTGTTATTATCATTGTTGTTGAAGTTGCTTCGAACGACGAGCAAGTGGAACTGATGGCTCAATTCAAGGAAAGCCAAGAAAAGCTTGTTCAGGAATCAATTGATAAAGCCCAGGAGAGTGTTTTTGAGGGCGTGTATAAGAACGCCGTAGATCCCGCGATATTTGAAGAGGTTGTAGACTCAATTTTCACAGCCGACTTTATTCGCGAAGAGCATCATAGAAGTATTGTATTGGAGCCAATTGCTAATAGAGATGACATCTTGCTCATGAAAGTCAAGCAGACGTATACCGTCAAAAATGTGACAAAGAATTTAAAGCCCTCAAATCAACGGTTCTATTTGCCCAATACTCACCACGCAGATGGTTTGCTCAATCAATTTACGCGACTAGATATTTTGAGTGAACATGGGGAGAAAAACGTAATTCCAGACACCTATCCGTATGTCAAAGAAGAAACGCCTGAGACCGATCAACACGCCGAAACAACTCCTACATGCGACCCTGAAATTCCAACTGTCGAACTCAGCTCGAGCGGTGCCGAAACGATCTACACGTTCCCCATGGTGAACGTTCAGGGAGGTGGTGTGATCCGGGTTGAGCTTGAGCTTCAACTAATCAAAGATGTGTCTGACAATGAGATTTTGACTTTTTTGTCTCCAACGTTGAGGGGAAGCTTTTCTGTACATAGCTATGTGCCCGACTTGGACATCAAAGCTATTAGTTTGCACCGGGGAGCCCTGACAGAAACGCCAGATGGTGGCGATGACTTCAAGCGTTGGACATTCAGCAGGCCGATGCTACCCTATCAGGGGTATGTGGTAATGTGGTCTAAGGCCTTGTAACAGTTTGTTTCTTATTTTTGGGAGACGCCTAGTTGCGGGTTTCTTAATGTTCTTGTAGTTTGATAGCTCGTAATGAAAACCGCCCTTGATTTTTTGGGCGGGACCCACCATATTTTGTACGTAGGGGCGAGCAATACGTCCCATATAGTGCAGGCAAAGGAGAGAAAATGGCTAAGCAGAATCGCTTCCTTGGTGATGGTGGCACAGCTATCTGATCCATTTCGTAAACCTAAATTGTAAGCGCGGCATAACCTGCCGCGCTTTTGCTTTGTTTGGTGTCGTTTTTTTTGCTTCAGTTGTTTCTGATGAAATGCTGCCAAATGCTTGCTTCGGATAGCATCACAACCCATGCGTCATTCCCCTATCCATCTCGACCTCCCGCTCTTCTAGTTCTGTCTCAGCCTCTCTTCGGCGTCCTTCGCTAAGCTCAAGCTCCTGCTCAACTGCTCGTCCAGCGTCGCGTAGCTCGCTTCCTCGTTCAACAATCCACGCAATGCTTTCATTGATACGGCTTGCGAACGCACCAGCAGCGTCATGCATTGCGCGATACCATCCATCTGGCTCTGCATCTTGGTCGTCGAGCGTTCCTCTAACCCGCTCAATTCCTTTGCTGAGACCTCGCAGGCCGTCACCAACCGCTCGACGCAGGCGAGCAAGTCGCGTTCCAAGGCTGTCAGGGGTGTCGTCATCTAATCCTCCTCGATCTTGATGCATGTCACTGACCTGCCGTCCAGCGTGCAGGTCCTCACGCGCGTCGTCGTCGGGTCCAGCACCAGCCATGTCCCGTCCTCCCTGTCGATCCGCGTCAGGCCCAAATCCGTCAGTTCCGAGCTGGTCAGCAACATCGTCCAAAGCAAGCTCGCGGCCATCATCGAGACGATCCCCACCAAGAACGTCCCCGTGATCAGCCAGGGCGAGATCGTCAGCCAGCTCTTGTTCTGTCGCAGAAAGGTGCGGGTATCGCTCTCGATTGTACGATGCGCGATGGTCGCAATTTTGCTCAAATCGGTCCTGAAGCTCTCCAGCTGGGATGCCATCGAGGCGGCGTAGTCCTGCCGGATCGTGTCCAGTTCCGCGTTCAGCTTCTCGCTCAGCCGCGTCGGCTTGCCAATTTTCATGGAAAATCTCTCCTTTCAAACGCCAGCGCTCGCCGGTGTCAGGGTCTTTGGCTGTGAGGTAAGCTTTGCCGACGCGGGGCAGGTCGAAGCCTGCGTCAGCAAGTGCATCGACCATGCTGGCGCGGTCAGTGATCAAACCGACGCTGATTTGGTCTTGCAGCCACGCATGCAGCTCGTCGCGGCCTTGGGCGCGAGTCGGGGTCTCAATGGTGTCGCGAACCTCTTGGGCGCGCTCCAGCTCCATCGGATCGGCCCAGCCATGGCGCTGGTTCATCACATCGCGCAGGCTGTCGAAGGCTTTCTCATAGCCGGGCGGCGCAATGTTCAGACTCCGGCCCGAGGTCAGCTCCAAGCGCGGCGTGCAGAAATGAAGCTCGACCCGGTCTTCGTGGGTATGTCGGACCCAAAGCACGTCATATTGCGTCGGGTCCAGCCCCGCGAAGGCCAGACGCTCGAACCCGTCCATGACCTCGACCTGCTGTTCCTCGGTCGGGGCATCCTCGGCGGCAAAGCTGATCACGCCTGCGCGGTAGGTCCACTGGTGACGGCTAGCATCGATCAGGGCCTCGGTGCGGTCTGGGTTGCCGCGCAGCACCTTCGGCAAGGGTTCGCGCGTGACGGTCATCGGCTGGCCGTCTGCATCGCGGATCAGGTCGCGGTTGTCGTCGTAGGCCAGCACCTTGTCCGCGACGAGGTAGCCAACCGGACCCGCGCCCGCGCCTTTGCCATTGCGGAAGAACTTGATCAGCATCGGCGCGCGGCCTCGACGATCCGGGCAAGCTGACGCTCGATGGTTAGCAAGCGGCGGGCAACGGTGAGAGCGTCGAGGTCAACGCGGCCCGCCAACATCGCACGGTTCAGCCAGCGGGCGATCTGGTTGAGGTTGCCGCCGATGCGCCCGATGGCCAGCACAAGCGCCGGATCGACACGGGGGACAGGCTTGCGACGGCGGGCCTCAGTGAGGCCCAATGCCTCGCGCAAAAGCGCCGCGGCTGGCAAGCCAGTAGCCTCGGCCTTGGCGCGCAGCTCGGCCTTCTCTGCCGCTGTGCACCG
The nucleotide sequence above comes from Roseovarius carneus. Encoded proteins:
- a CDS encoding type II toxin-antitoxin system RelE/ParE family toxin, with protein sequence MIQSTKGKPAANAVKGKYGKGSPGDLVKRTRAMLSALDAAVVVEDLRFPPGNHLEELKGDRVGQHSVRINGQWRICFVWTPNGPADVEIVDYH
- a CDS encoding HigA family addiction module antitoxin — its product is MSLLEDPMHPGEVLKELYLDPLDMGAIAFARRLGVPRTRIERLIKGTTGITPDTALRLARVFNTTPAYWVNLQTNYDMAVAAKEIDVSNIEPLPAA
- a CDS encoding relaxase family protein — encoded protein: MLIKFFRNGKGAGAGPVGYLVADKVLAYDDNRDLIRDADGQPMTVTREPLPKVLRGNPDRTEALIDASRHQWTYRAGVISFAAEDAPTEEQQVEVMDGFERLAFAGLDPTQYDVLWVRHTHEDRVELHFCTPRLELTSGRSLNIAPPGYEKAFDSLRDVMNQRHGWADPMELERAQEVRDTIETPTRAQGRDELHAWLQDQISVGLITDRASMVDALADAGFDLPRVGKAYLTAKDPDTGERWRLKGEIFHENWQADAAEREAERGTGHDPAGLRRLDGIPAGELQDRFEQNCDHRASYNRERYPHLSATEQELADDLALADHGDVLGGDRLDDGRELALDDVADQLGTDGFGPDADRQGGRDMAGAGPDDDAREDLHAGRQVSDMHQDRGGLDDDTPDSLGTRLARLRRAVGDGLRGLSKGIERVRGTLDDQDAEPDGWYRAMHDAAGAFASRINESIAWIVERGSELRDAGRAVEQELELSEGRRREAETELEEREVEMDRGMTHGL
- a CDS encoding plasmid mobilization protein; protein product: MSYAGAADTGPCEGRQASPSNPTGAGKPRTKEPLTETFVFRCTAAEKAELRAKAEATGLPAAALLREALGLTEARRRKPVPRVDPALVLAIGRIGGNLNQIARWLNRAMLAGRVDLDALTVARRLLTIERQLARIVEAARRC